In the Pirellulales bacterium genome, one interval contains:
- a CDS encoding aminotransferase class I/II-fold pyridoxal phosphate-dependent enzyme, producing the protein MERDRMPGSFFGPATFVELVRHRAIHQPDLRVFTYLVDGESQEQHLAAGELDRQARAIGALLAAERMAGERALLLYPPGLEFIAGFFGCLYAATIAVTAFPPRRNRSLERIQAIAADSEAQAALTTTAIYERIGPMLDELPQLKRLRWHLTDQLSPDLATGWHVPTVHTDTVAFLQYTSGSTARPKGVVLTHGNLLHNSAAIHHLFEHTRSGSGVYWLPSYHDMGLIGGILQPLYAGRPNVFMSPMAFLQKPVRWLQAISRYRGTTSGAPNFAYELCLRKTTDEELRELDLSSWRVAFNGAEPVRAETLRAFAERFAPCGFRPEAFYPCYGLAEGTLIVTGGYVQRRPLVLGFDAAALEHRRTQLADEESASIRELVSSGEAIPDQTVLIVDPETLTPVAEGHIGEIWAAGPSIAQGYWQRPDEQGRTFGNYLADGTGPYLRTGDLGFFAQGELFVTGRLKDLIIVRGLNHYPQDIEQSAELAHAALRQGAAAAFDVPENGSQRLVLAIEVERTRRQDAPAAADAVRHAVAREHELMLDAIVLLKPGSIPKTSSGKIQRHACRAAYLAGELDAFYQWSRLDEEESPLATPERAAAARKAQAGAAEPIKRPQVEPMQAAATPSAAGETTQHAAHGRATNGHAHKPHANGHALNGEVHAAKAGTSDEEISDRVFVVLRELLGDRARELTLGMQLADLGIDSLERVQLLAKVEERFERRFPEDIAGQLETVSEVITAVHEHLLSQPARAARSVADLPESCYRFELSPEYQALREDLGLLDSLGMGNPYFNPHERVTNDTTVVGGRELINFSSYNYLGMSGDPRVAQAAKAAIDRYGTSVSASRLVSGEKPLHRQLEQAIAEFVGVEDAIVLVGGHATNETVIGHLFGAPDLVVHDALAHNSIVQGCKLSGAKRRSFPHNDWRALDKLLADVRGEYRRVLVAIEGAYSMDGDIAPLPEFVEVKRRHKAYLLVDEAHSAGTLGATGRGAGEHFGVDPGNVDFWMGTLSKSYGSCGGYIAGSRAVVEYLKYTAPGFVFSVGMTPPNAAAALESLRILAREPQRVATLRDNARLFLELARARGLNTGLSDGTPIVPVIVGNSVLALRLSHALRGRGINVQPIVYPAVEESAARLRFFLTSLHREHQIRATVAAVAEELARLTGDGETAPESEISAPNLSHLRAAEASRN; encoded by the coding sequence GTGGAACGCGATCGTATGCCGGGTTCGTTTTTCGGACCGGCGACCTTTGTCGAATTGGTCCGCCATCGAGCCATCCACCAGCCCGATTTGCGCGTTTTCACCTATCTGGTCGACGGCGAATCGCAGGAGCAACACCTGGCCGCGGGCGAGCTCGATCGCCAGGCCCGGGCCATCGGGGCCTTGTTGGCGGCCGAGCGCATGGCCGGCGAACGGGCGCTGCTCCTGTATCCGCCCGGGCTGGAGTTCATCGCGGGCTTTTTCGGTTGCTTGTACGCGGCCACGATCGCCGTGACCGCATTCCCTCCGCGACGCAATCGATCGCTCGAGCGGATTCAGGCCATCGCGGCCGACAGCGAGGCCCAGGCAGCACTGACGACGACGGCCATCTACGAGCGCATTGGTCCCATGCTCGACGAATTGCCCCAGCTCAAGCGGCTGCGCTGGCATTTGACCGATCAGCTTTCGCCGGATCTGGCGACCGGGTGGCATGTGCCCACGGTTCACACCGACACGGTAGCGTTCCTGCAATACACCTCGGGATCGACCGCGCGGCCCAAGGGTGTCGTGTTGACGCACGGCAATTTGCTGCACAACTCGGCGGCCATCCATCATCTGTTCGAGCACACGCGCAGCGGTTCGGGCGTGTACTGGTTGCCGTCGTATCACGACATGGGCCTGATCGGCGGCATCCTGCAGCCGCTGTATGCCGGGCGTCCGAACGTGTTCATGTCGCCGATGGCATTCTTGCAAAAGCCGGTGCGCTGGCTGCAAGCGATCTCGCGCTATCGCGGTACTACGAGCGGCGCGCCGAATTTTGCTTACGAGTTGTGCCTGCGCAAGACCACGGACGAAGAGCTGCGCGAGCTCGATCTGAGCAGTTGGCGCGTGGCGTTCAACGGCGCCGAACCAGTGCGCGCCGAAACCTTGCGGGCCTTTGCCGAACGCTTCGCGCCTTGCGGGTTCCGGCCCGAGGCGTTCTATCCTTGTTACGGCCTCGCCGAAGGCACGCTGATCGTGACTGGTGGATACGTGCAGCGCCGACCGCTGGTGCTCGGTTTCGACGCGGCCGCGCTCGAACACCGCCGGACTCAACTGGCCGACGAGGAATCGGCCTCGATTCGCGAGCTCGTTAGCTCGGGCGAAGCGATTCCTGACCAGACAGTGTTGATCGTCGATCCGGAGACGCTCACGCCCGTCGCCGAAGGCCACATCGGCGAGATTTGGGCCGCCGGGCCAAGCATCGCCCAAGGCTACTGGCAGCGCCCGGACGAACAGGGGCGCACGTTTGGCAACTACTTGGCCGACGGCACCGGGCCCTACCTGCGGACCGGCGACCTGGGGTTCTTCGCTCAGGGCGAATTGTTCGTCACCGGGCGTCTCAAGGACTTGATCATCGTTCGCGGTTTGAATCACTATCCGCAGGACATCGAGCAATCGGCCGAGCTGGCCCACGCGGCTCTGCGGCAGGGTGCGGCCGCCGCGTTCGACGTGCCGGAAAACGGCTCGCAACGGCTCGTGCTGGCGATCGAGGTCGAGCGCACGCGGCGCCAGGACGCCCCCGCCGCGGCTGACGCGGTGCGTCATGCCGTGGCGCGCGAGCACGAGTTGATGCTCGATGCGATCGTCTTGCTCAAGCCGGGGAGCATTCCCAAGACCTCGAGCGGCAAGATTCAGCGCCATGCATGCCGCGCGGCCTACCTGGCGGGCGAGCTCGATGCGTTTTACCAGTGGTCACGCCTCGACGAGGAAGAATCGCCCCTCGCCACGCCCGAACGCGCGGCAGCGGCCCGCAAAGCACAGGCCGGCGCCGCGGAGCCGATCAAGCGTCCGCAGGTCGAACCTATGCAGGCGGCCGCGACGCCGAGCGCAGCTGGAGAAACGACGCAACATGCGGCCCATGGCCGCGCGACCAACGGCCACGCGCACAAACCGCACGCCAACGGTCACGCACTCAACGGCGAAGTTCACGCGGCCAAGGCCGGCACCAGCGACGAAGAGATCTCCGACCGTGTGTTCGTGGTCTTGCGCGAGCTACTCGGCGATCGCGCGCGCGAGCTGACGCTCGGCATGCAATTGGCCGATCTGGGTATCGATTCGTTGGAGCGGGTGCAGCTCCTGGCCAAGGTCGAGGAGCGGTTCGAGCGGCGGTTTCCCGAGGATATCGCCGGGCAACTCGAGACCGTGTCCGAAGTGATCACCGCGGTTCACGAGCACCTCCTCTCCCAGCCGGCCCGCGCTGCGCGGAGCGTCGCCGATTTGCCGGAGAGTTGCTACCGCTTCGAGCTGTCGCCCGAGTACCAGGCGCTGCGCGAGGACCTGGGTCTGCTCGATTCGCTCGGCATGGGGAATCCCTATTTCAACCCACACGAGCGCGTGACGAACGACACGACCGTGGTTGGCGGCCGCGAGTTGATCAATTTCTCCAGCTACAACTACCTGGGCATGTCGGGCGACCCGCGCGTGGCCCAGGCGGCCAAGGCGGCGATCGACCGCTATGGCACCTCGGTCTCGGCCAGCCGGCTGGTATCGGGCGAGAAGCCGTTGCATCGCCAGCTCGAGCAGGCGATCGCCGAGTTCGTGGGCGTCGAGGATGCGATCGTGCTGGTCGGCGGCCACGCGACGAACGAAACCGTGATCGGCCACCTGTTCGGCGCGCCGGATCTGGTCGTGCACGACGCCTTGGCCCACAACAGCATCGTGCAAGGTTGCAAGTTGTCGGGCGCCAAGCGGCGCAGCTTCCCGCATAACGACTGGCGGGCCCTGGACAAGCTGCTGGCCGACGTGCGCGGCGAGTATCGCCGGGTGCTGGTGGCGATCGAAGGTGCTTACAGCATGGACGGCGACATCGCCCCGCTGCCTGAGTTCGTCGAGGTGAAGCGCCGGCACAAGGCCTACCTGCTGGTCGACGAGGCGCATTCGGCCGGCACGCTCGGCGCCACGGGCCGTGGCGCCGGCGAGCATTTCGGCGTCGATCCCGGCAACGTCGACTTCTGGATGGGCACGCTGAGCAAGTCCTACGGCAGTTGCGGCGGCTACATCGCCGGCAGCCGCGCGGTGGTCGAGTACTTGAAGTACACGGCGCCGGGCTTTGTGTTCAGCGTCGGCATGACCCCGCCCAATGCGGCGGCGGCGTTGGAGTCGTTGCGAATTCTGGCGCGCGAACCCCAGCGCGTGGCGACATTGCGCGACAACGCGCGCTTGTTCCTGGAGCTGGCCCGGGCCCGTGGCTTGAACACCGGCCTCAGCGACGGGACCCCGATCGTACCGGTGATCGTCGGCAACTCGGTGCTGGCCTTGCGCCTGTCGCATGCGTTGCGCGGACGCGGGATCAACGTGCAGCCGATCGTCTATCCGGCCGTGGAAGAAAGCGCGGCGCGTTTGCGGTTCTTTCTCACCAGCTTGCATCGCGAGCATCAGATTCGCGCGACCGTGGCGGCCGTGGCGGAAGAGCTGGCGCGGTTGACCGGCGATGGCGAAACGGCTCCTGAATCCGAGATCTCGGCGCCCAATTTGTCGCATCTGCGGGCGGCCGAGGCGTCGCGCAACTAG
- a CDS encoding protein kinase: MQPSNLPPDGRNFRDGAADAEERLALLVESYDEHLAGESLGEAVATTPPELPPDEVALIERAQRCVAWLERVRRRAQFEVPVSQPELQDAAIDGTEEHSTIGRFELLRELGRGGHGIVYLARDPFLRRSVALKVPRPEGLATLDLRQRFLREGRAAAALAHENVLTVYEAGEIGPICYLAQAFCSGPTLAEWLHDQHGLVAPRIAAELVAGLADGIAHAHAHGVLHRDLKPSNVLLEPARIAGGAPFTPKLTDFGLAKVLEADAHQTVTGIPLGTPAYMPPEQATGNTAAVGPSSDVYGLGAILYELLTGEAPFRGVSPVDTLRKVIHDEPVLPRKLRHDVPPDLEAICQCCLEKEPARRYPSAAELAADIRRYLRGEPTLARPASTMERTIKWARRRPWIAALIVVVCVSLTVLFSTISIYTVKLRGALSASEQSRQTMRLHLYASDLRSAQDAWLTHRLAQCIELLRRQQPGKTDPDLREFAWGYLWKQTHQAAYELRSHPGAVYALQFAPDGRHVWSAGDDGVVRLWDLESQAIVHELRGHTAEVNALALSPDGRWLATCCDKGEVIVWDVDGEPQVDRRWSVSVDELYAVKFSPAGDVLAVAGADGMVRLFALRGDTAAREFAAHAGPVFALAFQSDGRRLFSGGKDGRLLSWNLDDPSAAPQELIADPADAVADLDVSAEDNLLAVARGKLEIYRQGNLKREAGIGNGDEQLSCVRFFGGGHYIAATDRDSSLRIVEWRRGNRGMRAVAGHRGRLYSVSSTPDGQRIATAGEDGAIRIWPTRSVGLDYKITIESEHSGWYRFAVAGDWLLEKRGRAADPLDLRLYRWESAGWNAVDHWTAADHSETVSCDVSANGRWVARSSAHEVLVCDRSSERAWRRFGALNSPVHEVALSVHNDLLLAAGRGELRAWRLSTGEGLWEVQIPAANYCSDLLADDGYAVCVVGYEVDVFEADTGRRLLNYAKPGIDFHSAALVNGQNELLVAASDRAIYRWRLPDGASLPAWAGHDVQVMHLAVHPNRRNVASLDIAGTLKLWDRLTGQVLVTLDARKAASLAFTSDGHSLHLARDQEIGWSQVWTFGAERPAGSHEAP; the protein is encoded by the coding sequence ATGCAGCCGTCGAATCTCCCGCCCGACGGCAGGAATTTTCGCGACGGCGCGGCTGACGCAGAAGAGCGGCTGGCGCTCTTGGTCGAGTCGTACGACGAGCATTTGGCCGGTGAATCGCTAGGAGAGGCAGTTGCCACCACGCCACCCGAACTCCCTCCGGACGAGGTCGCGCTGATCGAGCGCGCTCAACGTTGTGTGGCCTGGTTGGAACGAGTCCGCCGGCGAGCACAATTCGAGGTACCGGTGTCGCAGCCGGAATTGCAGGATGCGGCGATCGATGGTACGGAGGAGCATTCGACGATCGGCCGCTTCGAGTTGTTGCGCGAGTTGGGCCGTGGCGGTCACGGGATTGTCTATCTGGCTCGCGATCCGTTCCTGCGCCGTAGCGTAGCGTTAAAGGTGCCGCGCCCCGAGGGGCTGGCGACTCTCGACCTGCGGCAGCGGTTTCTGCGCGAGGGGCGGGCGGCCGCAGCCCTCGCTCACGAGAACGTACTGACGGTCTATGAAGCAGGCGAGATCGGCCCAATCTGCTATTTGGCCCAGGCATTCTGCAGCGGGCCGACGCTGGCCGAGTGGTTGCATGACCAACACGGTCTGGTCGCGCCGCGCATCGCTGCCGAACTGGTCGCCGGCCTGGCCGATGGCATCGCCCATGCCCATGCGCATGGGGTCTTGCATCGCGATCTGAAGCCCAGCAACGTTCTGCTGGAGCCGGCAAGAATTGCGGGTGGCGCACCGTTTACTCCCAAGTTGACCGACTTCGGGCTGGCCAAGGTGCTCGAAGCCGACGCCCATCAGACGGTGACGGGCATCCCGCTGGGGACGCCGGCCTACATGCCGCCAGAACAGGCCACTGGCAACACTGCGGCGGTCGGCCCGTCCTCGGACGTGTACGGGCTGGGGGCGATCCTGTACGAGCTGCTGACGGGGGAAGCGCCGTTTCGTGGCGTGTCTCCGGTCGATACGCTGCGCAAGGTGATTCACGATGAGCCGGTCTTGCCACGGAAATTGCGGCACGACGTGCCCCCCGATCTGGAGGCGATCTGTCAATGCTGCCTGGAAAAGGAGCCGGCGCGACGATACCCGTCGGCCGCTGAATTGGCGGCCGATATCAGGCGTTATCTACGTGGCGAGCCGACTCTCGCGCGTCCCGCGTCGACCATGGAGCGAACGATCAAGTGGGCCCGGCGCCGCCCCTGGATTGCTGCCCTCATTGTCGTGGTATGCGTGTCGCTGACGGTGCTCTTCTCGACCATCAGCATTTACACCGTCAAACTCCGCGGGGCGCTGAGCGCATCGGAGCAGAGCCGCCAAACCATGCGGCTGCACCTCTACGCAAGTGATCTTCGTTCTGCGCAAGACGCCTGGCTCACGCACCGGCTCGCCCAATGCATTGAACTCTTGCGCCGGCAGCAGCCCGGGAAGACCGACCCCGACCTTCGAGAATTCGCCTGGGGATACCTTTGGAAACAAACTCACCAGGCAGCGTACGAGCTGCGCAGTCATCCCGGTGCCGTGTATGCGCTGCAATTTGCCCCCGACGGCCGGCACGTCTGGTCGGCGGGCGATGATGGCGTCGTGCGGCTGTGGGACCTCGAGAGTCAAGCAATCGTGCATGAGTTGCGCGGGCATACCGCGGAGGTCAACGCCTTGGCCTTGTCGCCCGATGGGCGGTGGCTAGCCACTTGTTGCGACAAGGGGGAAGTAATCGTCTGGGACGTCGACGGTGAGCCCCAGGTCGACCGCCGCTGGTCAGTGAGCGTCGACGAGTTGTACGCTGTGAAGTTCTCTCCAGCGGGCGATGTGCTGGCCGTGGCTGGTGCGGATGGCATGGTGCGCCTGTTCGCGCTGCGCGGCGACACGGCCGCGCGAGAGTTCGCAGCGCACGCCGGGCCGGTATTCGCACTGGCGTTTCAATCCGATGGGCGGCGGCTATTCAGCGGAGGCAAGGACGGACGACTGTTGAGCTGGAATCTGGACGATCCCTCGGCGGCACCACAGGAATTGATCGCCGATCCGGCCGACGCGGTGGCCGACCTGGACGTGTCGGCGGAGGACAATCTTCTCGCGGTGGCTCGGGGCAAGCTGGAAATCTACCGCCAGGGGAATCTCAAACGCGAGGCCGGCATCGGCAATGGCGATGAACAGCTTAGCTGTGTGCGCTTTTTCGGAGGGGGCCATTACATCGCAGCCACCGATCGCGACTCGTCGCTGCGGATCGTCGAGTGGCGCCGGGGAAACCGTGGCATGCGGGCCGTGGCCGGCCATCGGGGGCGGCTTTACTCCGTCTCTTCCACGCCTGACGGCCAACGAATCGCCACGGCCGGGGAGGACGGCGCCATTCGCATCTGGCCGACACGCAGCGTCGGCTTGGACTACAAGATCACGATCGAAAGCGAGCACTCGGGCTGGTACCGTTTTGCCGTCGCCGGCGACTGGCTGTTGGAGAAACGCGGCCGCGCCGCCGATCCCCTCGACCTGCGTTTGTATCGTTGGGAATCCGCCGGTTGGAATGCAGTCGACCACTGGACCGCCGCCGACCATTCGGAAACGGTCAGCTGCGATGTATCAGCCAATGGCCGCTGGGTGGCGCGATCGTCAGCGCACGAGGTGCTTGTTTGCGACCGATCGAGCGAGCGCGCATGGCGGCGATTTGGCGCACTCAACTCGCCGGTGCATGAAGTAGCTCTCTCCGTCCACAACGATCTACTCCTTGCGGCCGGGCGCGGCGAACTAAGGGCCTGGCGGCTGTCGACCGGAGAGGGACTTTGGGAGGTGCAGATCCCCGCGGCCAACTACTGTAGCGACCTGCTGGCGGACGACGGCTATGCTGTGTGTGTCGTGGGCTATGAAGTAGACGTGTTTGAAGCCGATACCGGCCGGCGGCTCCTTAACTACGCGAAGCCAGGCATCGATTTTCACAGCGCCGCACTGGTCAATGGACAAAATGAGTTGCTTGTAGCGGCCTCAGACCGTGCCATCTATCGCTGGCGGCTTCCCGACGGCGCGTCGCTGCCAGCGTGGGCTGGACATGATGTGCAAGTCATGCACCTGGCCGTGCATCCAAACAGACGTAACGTTGCAAGTCTCGATATCGCTGGCACCCTTAAGCTCTGGGATCGATTGACGGGGCAGGTGCTCGTCACACTCGACGCGCGCAAGGCTGCGTCGCTGGCGTTTACTTCCGACGGACACTCGTTGCACCTCGCGCGAGACCAGGAGATCGGGTGGAGCCAGGTTTGGACGTTTGGGGCGGAGCGTCCCGCGGGATCGCACGAAGCGCCGTAG
- a CDS encoding sigma-70 family RNA polymerase sigma factor produces the protein MVAGDKMRPELNGKLAASDLVQETFAAASAHFERFSGTNESEFLAWLCKILENAAGMANRRYFGTNKRDVRRELQLILDPSDARLVAVEADDTPISLRAQRDEETRLLAAAVDALSEEHRRVILLRNWERRGFTEIGQELGRSASAARKLWLRALTELERRLPKAQAVDDETEARETIDAAVESPARRQEFSRRRG, from the coding sequence GTGGTCGCGGGCGACAAGATGCGCCCCGAACTCAACGGCAAGCTTGCGGCCAGCGACCTGGTCCAGGAGACTTTTGCGGCGGCGTCCGCGCACTTCGAACGTTTTTCCGGGACGAACGAATCGGAGTTCTTGGCCTGGCTCTGCAAGATTCTCGAAAATGCGGCGGGCATGGCGAACCGCCGTTACTTTGGGACGAACAAGCGCGATGTGCGCCGCGAACTGCAATTAATCCTGGATCCGTCCGACGCGCGTCTAGTCGCCGTCGAAGCGGACGATACCCCGATCAGCTTGCGCGCGCAGCGCGACGAAGAGACTCGCCTTCTGGCCGCGGCTGTTGATGCCCTGTCCGAAGAACATCGCCGGGTCATTCTGCTGCGAAACTGGGAGCGACGCGGATTCACGGAAATCGGGCAGGAGCTGGGGCGCTCGGCCAGCGCTGCCCGCAAACTCTGGCTGAGGGCCTTGACCGAGTTGGAGCGGCGCCTGCCCAAGGCACAAGCAGTGGACGACGAGACAGAAGCAAGGGAGACGATTGATGCAGCCGTCGAATCTCCCGCCCGACGGCAGGAATTTTCGCGACGGCGCGGCTGA
- a CDS encoding PEP-CTERM sorting domain-containing protein — MIQKSHWLVVASLLVVNWMATPVHAVPITTTLTLDSSQSFLTLHISAANGLITAAPTTSVSGVQDVTTEGRVFGTHQDFDSLDLALSGGDWALEDTETFIDFGSFLGGVVVGNLGISMHGLTTSGFLETDPDAVDFGLGYFADYYPTDVVTPSSYVDSGLMTYTGTGAIGGLIGSGTLDFSGSPFDLPLLPAHHRYSGVGFFGDRVSQSGQNRTYAVTLALPVSFAPVMLMTSPIDVSATLQGYIVATGLLIYNVPEPSTIVLLAIALCGLIPLWRRLGR, encoded by the coding sequence GTGATTCAAAAGAGCCATTGGTTGGTAGTCGCATCGTTGCTGGTGGTCAACTGGATGGCGACGCCCGTACATGCCGTGCCGATCACTACCACCTTGACGTTGGACAGCAGTCAATCGTTTCTTACCCTGCACATATCGGCAGCCAATGGATTGATTACAGCGGCGCCAACCACATCTGTTTCTGGTGTGCAAGACGTGACGACTGAGGGACGGGTGTTTGGAACACATCAGGATTTTGACAGTCTCGATCTTGCTTTATCGGGTGGCGATTGGGCACTTGAAGATACCGAGACATTCATCGACTTCGGTAGTTTTTTGGGCGGGGTTGTTGTCGGAAATCTTGGCATCTCCATGCACGGCCTGACGACTTCCGGGTTTCTGGAGACGGACCCAGATGCGGTTGATTTTGGTCTGGGCTATTTCGCCGATTATTATCCCACCGACGTGGTAACGCCGTCTTCCTACGTCGACAGCGGACTTATGACTTACACGGGCACGGGTGCGATTGGTGGCCTAATAGGATCCGGCACGCTTGATTTTTCAGGGAGCCCATTCGATCTCCCACTGCTACCCGCCCACCACAGATACTCCGGCGTCGGCTTTTTCGGAGATCGTGTCAGTCAATCCGGCCAAAATCGAACGTACGCAGTTACCCTGGCATTGCCGGTCTCATTTGCGCCCGTGATGCTGATGACATCGCCCATTGATGTTTCAGCCACGCTTCAAGGCTACATCGTGGCAACGGGCCTGCTGATCTACAACGTACCAGAACCTTCGACGATTGTTCTGTTGGCGATTGCCCTGTGCGGATTGATCCCGTTATGGAGACGCCTCGGGAGGTAA
- a CDS encoding outer membrane protein transport protein gives MDAIRRLGLLVLVAWLALAASRQARAQSFGIELHNTLMPASGGMAGASLSRPQDVQSAINGNPATLTQFRGTQFGMGGAWAEPTYNITQLAPLPLVGVSPYSDRSGTPGGTVPNIGVTQDLSALGLPATFGMGLMTSAGAGVDFRGVPASNGTSAQYLALDVVTGMGIDVTQRLSLGAGLTLGNSFLDGPFTDTGGMVPAYGLRGTLGANYAVSEFTTAGAYWQTDKHFTFDDAASVGAPFNRTFDVEFEHPENFGLGLANNSLASGRLLLAVDVLYKLYGEADFLDRLYDNQWVYQFGMQYSATKRLRLRTGYAYNENPMADAQITSIGGVPLPDGVPALRYIQGQFAAICQHRFTAGFGMRDALPGLDMDFFAGGMFENTDQFAATIARVESYWVGLGMTWRFGRGASEPIGVADHWSRD, from the coding sequence ATGGACGCGATACGGCGGCTCGGGTTGCTGGTGCTCGTGGCGTGGCTCGCGCTGGCAGCTTCTCGCCAGGCCCGGGCGCAGTCGTTCGGCATCGAGTTGCATAACACGCTCATGCCGGCCTCGGGCGGGATGGCGGGCGCGAGCCTCTCGCGTCCCCAGGACGTGCAATCGGCGATCAACGGCAACCCGGCCACGCTGACGCAGTTCCGCGGCACGCAGTTCGGAATGGGCGGCGCGTGGGCCGAGCCCACCTACAACATCACCCAACTGGCGCCCTTGCCGCTGGTTGGAGTATCGCCTTACTCCGATCGCTCGGGCACACCGGGCGGCACGGTCCCCAACATCGGCGTCACGCAGGATTTGTCGGCCTTGGGCCTGCCGGCGACGTTCGGCATGGGCCTGATGACCAGCGCCGGTGCCGGCGTCGATTTTCGCGGAGTGCCGGCGTCGAACGGCACGTCGGCCCAGTACCTGGCGCTCGACGTCGTGACGGGCATGGGCATCGACGTGACCCAGCGGCTCTCGCTCGGCGCTGGACTGACCTTGGGCAATTCGTTCCTCGACGGTCCCTTCACCGACACCGGAGGCATGGTGCCGGCCTATGGCTTGCGCGGAACGCTGGGCGCAAATTACGCCGTCAGCGAGTTCACCACGGCCGGTGCCTATTGGCAGACCGACAAGCACTTCACGTTCGACGACGCGGCGTCGGTAGGAGCGCCGTTCAATCGGACCTTCGACGTCGAGTTCGAGCATCCCGAGAATTTCGGCCTGGGCCTGGCCAACAACAGCCTGGCCAGCGGGCGACTGCTGCTGGCCGTCGACGTGCTGTACAAGCTCTATGGCGAGGCCGACTTCCTCGATCGGCTGTACGACAACCAATGGGTCTATCAATTCGGGATGCAATACTCCGCCACGAAACGCCTGCGATTGCGGACCGGCTACGCCTACAACGAAAACCCCATGGCCGACGCGCAGATCACTTCGATCGGCGGCGTCCCGTTGCCCGACGGCGTGCCCGCGCTGCGCTACATCCAGGGCCAGTTTGCGGCCATCTGTCAGCATCGCTTCACGGCGGGCTTCGGCATGCGCGACGCGCTGCCGGGCCTGGACATGGACTTCTTTGCCGGCGGGATGTTCGAAAACACGGACCAATTCGCCGCGACGATCGCCCGGGTCGAGAGCTACTGGGTGGGCTTGGGTATGACCTGGCGCTTTGGCCGCGGTGCCAGCGAGCCGATCGGCGTGGCCGATCACTGGTCTCGCGACTGA
- a CDS encoding polysaccharide deacetylase family protein — protein MTRWPASIFLPLVAVVLACASVPAAAETWGEKLGYPAGKKVLILHADDIGMCYEANQAAKELLPAGVIQSAAMMVPCPWFPEIAAWYLEHPDFDMGLHLALTSEWKYYRWGPVAPASEVPGLLDKKAQQRYLWPDVLPVAMNASPAEIEREIRAQLARALELGIKPSHIDTHMGTLYARPDYTAVYMKVAEEFRIPAMVIENTPEVMAKFKRQGYPITDQLRKLIDAYKLPKLDDFDAVDEGKTYDEKLSNFFAEVRSLRPGITELIFHPSAPSEGLKHITGSWQQRIWEYQMFSDPRVQEFLKTEGIVFTNWKEIMQRFDERAGATAK, from the coding sequence GTGACCAGGTGGCCTGCCTCGATCTTCCTGCCGTTGGTTGCCGTTGTCTTGGCCTGTGCGAGCGTGCCTGCCGCGGCCGAGACCTGGGGCGAGAAGCTCGGCTACCCGGCCGGCAAAAAGGTGCTCATCCTGCACGCCGACGACATCGGCATGTGCTACGAGGCCAACCAGGCGGCCAAGGAACTGCTCCCCGCCGGGGTCATTCAATCGGCCGCGATGATGGTGCCGTGTCCCTGGTTTCCGGAAATCGCTGCCTGGTATCTCGAGCATCCCGATTTTGACATGGGCCTGCACCTGGCGCTCACCAGCGAGTGGAAGTACTATCGCTGGGGGCCCGTCGCGCCGGCGAGCGAAGTTCCCGGACTGCTCGACAAGAAGGCCCAGCAGCGCTATCTCTGGCCCGACGTGCTGCCGGTGGCGATGAATGCCTCGCCGGCCGAAATCGAGCGCGAGATCCGCGCGCAGCTCGCCCGCGCCTTGGAGCTGGGCATCAAGCCGAGCCATATCGACACGCACATGGGCACGCTCTACGCCCGGCCCGACTACACGGCGGTCTACATGAAAGTGGCCGAGGAGTTTCGCATCCCGGCGATGGTGATCGAGAACACGCCCGAGGTGATGGCGAAATTCAAGCGGCAGGGCTACCCGATCACCGATCAGCTCCGCAAATTGATCGACGCCTACAAGCTGCCCAAGCTCGACGATTTCGACGCGGTCGACGAGGGTAAGACGTACGACGAGAAGCTGAGCAACTTTTTTGCCGAGGTGCGCAGCCTGCGGCCCGGCATCACCGAACTGATCTTTCACCCCAGTGCCCCGTCCGAGGGCCTCAAGCACATCACCGGCTCCTGGCAGCAGCGCATCTGGGAGTATCAGATGTTCTCCGACCCGCGCGTGCAGGAGTTCCTGAAGACCGAGGGCATCGTCTTCACGAACTGGAAAGAGATCATGCAGCGGTTCGACGAGCGGGCGGGCGCGACCGCAAAATAG